The genomic stretch TGTTGCGCCTGGCCCGCCGCGCTGCTCAAACCCATCGCCGATGCAAGACTCGATTGCCCATTCAGTACCTGCTGGTTCGCGCCGACGTACGTCTGCAGCAACTGCGACACACCACCCGATGACGCCGTCGCGCCAGCATCCGCCGAACTGTCGCCGCCTATGCCGAACTGCTTCAGATTCAACTGCGCGCTCGATACGCCACTCACCAGCAAACCACCACTAGCAAGCAACGAAAGCAAAAGCATGCGTTTCTTCATATCTATCTCCTGACATTGGTCTTCCGAGGTACTCGTGCGCTTCGACACCCCCTCATGCCACACGTTCGATATGACTTAAACCATACTGAAACATTACATATTTATTCCGTTTAAATTACATTCAAATGCCGTTTCGCAGCAGTGCGTAAATATCAGTATTACATCTCAGTAATATTGATGCGAATCGTTCTCATTTGTGTTGACGCACCCATTCCGCATGCGTACGATCTCGCCATCTGCTGCATCCGGCGTCGCGAACCGATGCGGCAAATCGCAGGCACGCAGTCATATAGCGCCGCGATGGTTAGATCAGTCGATACAACACAATAAGGATTTCGATGAAGTTCGCCCAGTCCAACGGATCCGCCGCTCACGCGCGCTCACTCCGGGATGCCGATCCGTACGGCCGCGCCGTACGCCGCTCTCGTCTGCCTTCAATGCGGCGCGCCGCCCTCTGCACCGCTTTCGCATGGGCCTCGCTGACAGCCGGCGCGGCCATGGCCGAAGCCAATCCCGATGCCGCGCCGGAAGCGCCGGAAGCCGACCTGAATATCCAGGCGACCCAAACGAGCCAGTGGACCGGTTTCTGGAATCGCCAGACCATGCTCGGCGACATGGGCGGTCTGCGCCCCTGGCTCGGCAAATACGGCGTGACATTCGCGCTGACCGAAACCAGCGAACTTCTCGGCAACGTGCGCGGCGGCCTCGATCGCGGCGTCGCCTACGACGGTCTGACGACGGCCACGGTACAGGTCGATACGCAAAAAGCCTTCGGCTTGCCGGGCGGCCAGTTCAACGTCAGCGCACTGCAAATCCACGGTCGCAATCTGAGTTCCGACAAGCTCGGCACGCTGAATACGGCGAGCGGTATCGAAGCGCAGGATACAACCCGTCTGTGGGAACTCTGGTATCAGCAGTCGTTCCTGAACAAGCGCGTCGACGTCAAGATCGGTCAGCAAAGTATCGACCAGGAATTCATCACCAGCACGTATTCGGCGCTGTTCGTCAATACGATGTTCGGCTGGCCCGCCCTGCCGTCCTACGACATGCCCAATGGCGGCCCGGCTTATCCGCTGTCGGCCCTCGGCGTGCGCGTGCGCGGTCAGATCACGCCTTCGTTGACGGCGCTCGCGGGCGTGTTCGACGGCGATCCGCTCGGCAACAATCCCAACAATAAGAGCGGCACCAACTTCAACCTGCATAACGGCGCGTTGTTCATCGGCGAATTGCAGTACGCCATCAACCAGCCGGCCGACGGCGAAATGGTCGGCGCGGGCGGCGGCGGTTTGCCGGGCACCTACAAGATCGGTGTCTGGTACAACAACGGCAGCTTCGCGGATCTGCGCTACGACAACACTGGTTTGTCGCTGGCGAATCCGGCAAGCACCGGCATCGCCGCGAAGCGCCGTGGCGACTACAGCGTCTACGCGGTAGCCGACCAGATGATCTGGCGTCCGAACCCGGACGAAGCGCGCAGCCTCGGCGTGTTCGCCCGTGTGATGGGCGCGCCGGGCGACCGCAACCTGGTGAGCGTCGCAGCCAACCTCGGCATCGTGCTGAAAGCGCCGTTCGCAGGCCGCGACAACGACAGCGCTGGCCTCGCGCTGACGTACATCAAGGTCGGCAGCCACGCACACGAACTCGATCAGGATAACCTGGCATTCAGCGGCGGCCCGTACGGCGTGCGCACCAGCGAAACCGCGCTCGAAGCGACCTACCAGTACCAGGTTAATCCGTGGTGGACGCTGCAAGCCGACGCGCAATACACGTTCAACGCCGGCGCCGGCCAGAATCCGAGCGATCCGACGCAGCCGCTGCGCAACACGTTCGTCATCGGCGTGCGGACCAACATCACGTTCTGACGCCGTTAGCGCCATTTACACAGGCTCCCAATCCATCATGCTTTCGAACATGACCGCATTCACCGCTTTGTGCGCAGGCACGGAGGCTCATTCATGAACAATCGCACGCGCAAATTTTCGCCGCACGCCG from Paraburkholderia sp. IMGN_8 encodes the following:
- a CDS encoding carbohydrate porin, encoding MKFAQSNGSAAHARSLRDADPYGRAVRRSRLPSMRRAALCTAFAWASLTAGAAMAEANPDAAPEAPEADLNIQATQTSQWTGFWNRQTMLGDMGGLRPWLGKYGVTFALTETSELLGNVRGGLDRGVAYDGLTTATVQVDTQKAFGLPGGQFNVSALQIHGRNLSSDKLGTLNTASGIEAQDTTRLWELWYQQSFLNKRVDVKIGQQSIDQEFITSTYSALFVNTMFGWPALPSYDMPNGGPAYPLSALGVRVRGQITPSLTALAGVFDGDPLGNNPNNKSGTNFNLHNGALFIGELQYAINQPADGEMVGAGGGGLPGTYKIGVWYNNGSFADLRYDNTGLSLANPASTGIAAKRRGDYSVYAVADQMIWRPNPDEARSLGVFARVMGAPGDRNLVSVAANLGIVLKAPFAGRDNDSAGLALTYIKVGSHAHELDQDNLAFSGGPYGVRTSETALEATYQYQVNPWWTLQADAQYTFNAGAGQNPSDPTQPLRNTFVIGVRTNITF